The following proteins are encoded in a genomic region of Oncorhynchus masou masou isolate Uvic2021 chromosome 19, UVic_Omas_1.1, whole genome shotgun sequence:
- the LOC135506231 gene encoding protein max-like isoform X3, translated as MSDNDDIEVDSDADKRAHHNALERKRRDHIKDSFHSLRDSVPALQGEKVGREQSIKQASRAQILDKATDYIQYMRRKNHTHQQDIDDLKRQNALLEQQVRALEKVKGSTQLQASYSSSDTSLYTNPKGSAVSAFDGGSDSSSESEPEEPPAPRKKLRVEAS; from the exons GCTGACAAACGAGCACACCACAATGCACTGGAGCGCAAGCGTAGGGATCACATCAAAGACAGCTTTCACAGCCTGCGAGATTCCGTGCCCGCCTTGCAAGGGGAAAAGGTTGGTAGAGAG CAATCTATCAAACAGGCGTCCCGAGCTCAGATCCTAGACAAAGCCACGGACTATATCCAGTACATGAGGAGGAAAAACCACACCCACCAGCAGGACATCGACGACCTGAAGAGGCAGAACGCACTGCTGGAGCAGCAAG TGCGTGCCCTGGAGAAGGTGAAGGGTTCGACGCAGCTCCAGGCCAGCTACAGTTCTTCAGACACCAGCCTGTACACCAACCCTAAAGGCAGCGCTGTGTCCGCTTTCGACGGAGGCTCTGACTCCAGCTCAGAGTCCGAGCCAGAGGAACCCCCAGCCCCCAGGAAGAAGCTCCGCGTGGAGGCCAGCTAG